DNA sequence from the Ranitomeya imitator isolate aRanImi1 unplaced genomic scaffold, aRanImi1.pri SCAFFOLD_432, whole genome shotgun sequence genome:
ttagtatgtgcaaaatttgggcgctctagctattaaattaaagggttaaatggcggaaacaattggcgtgggctcccacgcaattttctccgccagagtagtaaagccagtgactgagggcagatattaatagcctggagagggtccacggttattgcccccccccccccccccccccggctaaaaacacctgcccccagccgccccagaaaaggcacatctggaagatgcgcctattctggcacttggccactctcttcccattcccgtgtagcggtgggatatggggtaatgaagggttaatgtcatcttgctattgtaaggggacattaagcctaattaataatggagagacgtcaattatgacacctatccattattaatccaatagtagtaaagggttaaaaaaacacacacattattacaaagtcttttaatgaaataaacacacaggttgttggaataatttattattctggtaacccacctgaagaccctcgctctgtaacaaaggaaaatatCTATCAGCATATGTACGGGTGTTTAATCCATATTTTAAGCACTATCATTACTAAGTGCATACATTTGATAGCACTTTGGTTCAGGATTTATTTAGCAACATTTCAATAGAGCATGCGGTTTGAGCCTCTATTTCTTCATCTCGCTTTAGTCAGTATAATTATAAGTAAATAGATGACTTTAATATTGAAATTCCTCATCAATTGGTGATTTGAAGTTAgtggaggtattttctcagcatgctctattgtTGAAAAATTTGTTGTATCCAGGAATGTTTATTTTATCTCTTGCTCCCTCACTAGTATTATATTTTGCTCTACACCTACCTGCCATTACATTTATCTGTACGGTTTTAaggcattgttttattttttgtatttgtctgtattaataaagttataactttttattgaaAAGAATCAAAACACTCTTTGATTTAGCACGCAGTTTAATAATTGCCTAGCTGATCAGTATGTTTTATTATTGATGTGTAAATTAACTTGGACAATTAATTATTCGGCCTTCAGATGAGCTCACTGGTGGATTCACAGTTACCTCGTTTTGCAGTATTACatgtactgtgatacatagaggctgtagaaaccAAACGGCTCAACATACTAAATTACATTTTACTGTAAAAATTATATTTACCCATAAATACAAGAATAAAAAAAACCAAGATGTCAATTTGACTTTGTTTTAGTGAAGCGGTGAAATCTACCAGTTCTTTAAAGCAtgtgtctgggactttaacattgatggactATCCTTAGGGTAGGTGATGAATGTCTGATTGGTAAGTACCCCCGGAGATCAGCCCTTCCTGGTGTCGTCGGCAgccggaactgctcagttatggagctgcacagcacagctttgTCTACAGAATAGTGACACATGCACATACTATTCAATAGAGAAggcatgtgcagtacctggccgtggCCACTATACTGTCGATGGAGCTGTTCTGGACAGAGCCACAACTCAGCACTTCCAGCCGCCACCGCCAGGATCGGTTGGGtaccgggtgtcgcacccccagtaatcagacattgatgacctctccGAAGAATAAGCCATCAATGTTACAGCGCCAGATAGCCCCTTTAAAGCtgctcatacacattagataaatgttGTCTGACTTTGGCGGGATCGgcaggccttatactgtgtatcggGGTCCCCAGCTTCACCCTGAACAGAGGACGGGGGCAGAGAATGATCCGCCCTGTTGAATGTCCTTTTGTTCGGGGTGTAGATAAGCTATGGTCAGGCTGCGgctaatgtgcatggccagctttgGCGTGTGACTGCCATGTAatgcttttcaaaaacctgaccagcacatccaaacatagactaagtgtgaacaggtgcatctttcagcgctgcagtgtgctgccttatttacttaacttgccATGTAATGCTGACATGTTATTATCAAGGTGTTTTTCTTACAATCTCCTTTATTTTAGTGACCCTGCTAATAATGGCCACTAGCGCACTCAGCCACAGTACAGCAACCCTGTATGTTGGGGATCTCCTTCCGGAGGTCACAGAGGAGATGCTGCATGAAAAGTTCACTCCTGCCGGCAACATTTTGTCAGTCATCATATGCAGAGACAAGATCACCGGTCAGTCTCTTGGCTACGCTTACATCAATTTCCAGCAGCCGGAGGACGGTGAGAAGCAATACACAACTATAGCTATACATTGCAGCCCTGCCAGCAACAAGGCTGGGGTGAAATATTGCAACTGTTCCACAAATATCATGGACATACAAGAttgtagatacagtggggaaaataagtatttgatacgctgccgattttacatgttttcccacctacaaagaatgcagaggtctgaaatttttatcgtaggtacacgtcacctgtgagagacaacctaaaaataaaaaccaaacaatcacattgaatgatttttacacaatttacattttattgcttgaaatactgtatattttttttaatttctggcaATTTTTTAGCTTAACATataatgtattaaaaataaaaaaaatcttgcaaCTTTCAAACTGGACATGGGTGCTTTTATAGAttataacttcctgttgtttcaggaaacaacaggtGTACATAgctacagtcatcagacctgagtccaataattttattaaagcatctaatgagcgtgtacaagtgtcattgtgaagggagggtgagcagggtcagctgtgacatctcctattgtaatTAGTGGATCTTGTATTATCAGCTGTATGTAGAAGCGTTACCGTCATCCTtcctctgctgataaggagcctgctgaaaactcttcctgaaagggcaGAAAGTATGAACAGTTCAAGATTTCTAAAAAAATTTTAGAACAAGAAAAatttgcaaattatttttttttaaataaaattaatgcAAAACAAAATATAGTAAAAAATGTTGTAGCATGGAATGCTGGAGCTGATCAACAATTCCTATCATGGCATGGCATCCTATCAGGGCGCAGAGGTCACCGAGGTGGATAAAGTCATTGATAGTCTCTTTCTTtgaaaatgtcccccatcctttccCGCCAGCGGAGCGAGCTCTGGATACCATGAACTTTGAAGACATGAATGGCAAAGCGATGCGCATTATGTGGTGTCAGCGCAACCCGTCCGTAATAAAGAGCAGGATCGGCAACATTTTTATCAAGAACCTGGATAAGACCATCGATAGTAAATTACTGTACGACACATTTTCTGCTTTTGGCAGCATCATGTCGTGTAAGGTAAGTCAGTCATCCACCACATACGGATGTGTGAGGTCTGTGCAGTAGTAAGGTCCCTTATTAATATGAGGTGTTGCAGGTCGTGTGTGACGAAAATGGATCTAAAGGTTATGGGTTTGTACATTTCGAGACCCGCGAATCAGCCCAGAAGGCCATTGACTCGTTGAATGGCAAGATCCTAAATGACCAGAAAGTGTAAGTATGCCCtcatgtaaggccggcttcacgtgTCTGGGATTTCTGGACTCCTGGACCCCAAATCAACATTCTCATAGGCATATTTCAAGCTTTAGGGTTCGGGTCAGGAGACCTTCGGCTGGTCTGCAAACCGCGACCTGTATACAGACTGAGACGTGCCAAGACGGCCTAACACAAAGAATCCACAATCGATTATTGACTTACATGTCGCCAGTGGCAGGGGTTATCCACCtctggggacttttttttttacttaattgcatttatttggggctaaaagtcatttttgcaattcagtttccttacaaaatttgcaccttttggcttttacaggctgtttgtctcctcctccctgcacattcaacttttctGTGGtcagtggtcataaatcagctgagaagagctcagaaaTAGACAGATAAGTGTTAGAAGCTCTCTTTCTGGATCCTTAGGCTATGTTTACACacagcagcaaaatctgcagcgtttccgcagcagtttcccatgcgttgtacagtacaaagtaaacctatgggaaactcaatccgcagtgcacatgctgtggaaaaaaacgcgcggaaacgcagcggtttacattcggcagcatgtcaattctttgtgcgggatccgcagcggttttacacctgctccataacagaaaaccgcaggtgtaaaaacgcagtaaatccgcagtggaccattctacgtgtgcacatacccttaggccggcctcacactcagcgtataaaaatatggtccgtaaattacgtagaaaagtccccaaaatagtggtccgtatctcctccgtaggcagggtgtgtcagcgtattttgcgcatggcatcctccatatgtaatccgtatggcatccgtactgcgagattttctcgcaggcttgcaaaaccgacatatggacatacaatggatccatgtgctcaaaaaatcgtaacaacatatatgctgtctatatatatatatatatatatatatatattaacccctttctgacctcggacgggatagtacgtccaaggtcagatcccctgctttgatgcagggctccgcggtgagcccgcatcaaagccgggacatgtcagctgttttgaacagctgacatgtgcccgtaataggcgcgagcagaatcgcgatctgcccgcgcctattaactagttaaatgctgctgtcaaacgcagacagaggcatttaactaccgcatccgtccgggcgtccggaaatgacgtcatcgccgaccccgtcacatgatcggaggtaggcgatgcttctccatagtaaccatagagctccttgagacctctatggttactgatcgccggtagctgtgagcgccaccctgtggtcagcgctcacagcacacctgcagttctgctacatagtagcgatcagcagatcgctgctatgtagcagagccgatcgtgctgtgcctgcttctagcctcccatggaggctattgaagcatggcaaaaattaaaaaaaagtttaaaaaaatgtgaaaaaaataaaaaaaatataagtttaaatcacccccctttcgccccaatcaaaataaatcaataaaaatatcaaatctacacatatttggtatcgccgcgctcagaatcgcccgatctatcaattaaaaaaaagcattaacctgatcgctaaacagcgtagtgagaaagaaatttgaaacgccagaattatgtttttttggtcgccgcaacattgcattaaaatgcaataacgggcgatcaaaagaacgtatctgcaccaaaatgctatcattaaaaacgtcatctcggcaagcaaaaaataagccctcaaccgaccccagatcatgaaaaatggagacgccacgagtatggaaaaatggcgcaattttttttttctgcaaaccttggaattttttttcaccacacttaggtaaaaaataacctacacatgttaggtgtctatgaactcgtagtgacctggagaatcataatgtcaggtcagttttagcatttagtgaacctagcaaaaaagccaaacaaaaaacaagtgtgggattgcactttttttgcaatttcactgcacttggaatttttttcccgttttctagtacacgacatgctaaaaccaatgatggcgttcaaaagtacaactcgtcccgcaaaaaataagccctcacatggccaaattgacggaaaaataaaaaagttatggctctgggaaggaggggagtgaaaaacgaacacggaaaaactaaaaatcccaaggtcatgaaggggttaatattttatccagcgagagatagctttaaagccagtaattcaattgccggcttttgctatctccttcccaaacccgacatgatatgagacatggtttacatacagtaaaccatctcatatccccatttttgttacatattacacactactaatgtcagtagtgtgtatgtgcaaaatttgggcgctctagatattaaattaaagggttaaatggtgaaaaaaattggcgtgggctcccgcgcaattttctccgccagagtagtaaagccagtgactgagggcagatattaatagcctggagagggtctatggttttcgcccccccccccctcccacccccccggctaaaaacatctgcccccagccaccccagaaaaggcacatctggaagaggctgggaaaatattctgaaaagttcccacgctcgaggtcatatgaggacaaccagcagatggtgcatcaccgcgaatgaaggtaactacaggtcattgtcctactttccattcattcgctggggttttacaggcaggagcacagctgcattatagcagaactcctgcctgtaaaataatttaaccccttcagatggatttacatcgtgggacgtgacagatcatcggaaggtatgggatattgttttttaaccatttcatactattggattaataatggataggtgtcataattgacgcctctccattattaatctggcttaatgtcaccttacaatagcaaggtgacattaacccttcattaccccatatcccaccgctacacgggaatgggaagagagtggccaagtgccagaataggcgcatcttccagatgtgccttttctggggtggcggggggcaggtgtttttagccggggggggggggggggcaataaccatggaccctccaggctattaatatctgcccacactcactggctttaccactctggcggagaaaattgtgcgggagcccacgccaattgtttccgcccaaattttgcacatacacactactaacagtagtgtggaatatgcaaaaaaaatggtgatatgagatggtttactgtatgtaaaccaggtctcatatcatgtcgggtttaggaaggagatagcaaaagccggcaattgaattaccggctttaaagctatctagcgctgtatgaaatattaatatatacatatatgtgtctcaatgacatatatataaatatatatatatatatatatatacctattctatgtgtacacatttattctacctattctattgtaacctgtcagtgtgattttactgtacaccgcgctgaattgccggcttttctctctaacaccgcagcgtatttctcgcaagtcacactgctggtccgtgtgtaatccgtatttttctggcccccataga
Encoded proteins:
- the LOC138654643 gene encoding polyadenylate-binding protein 1-like 2, translated to MATSALSHSTATLYVGDLLPEVTEEMLHEKFTPAGNILSVIICRDKITGQSLGYAYINFQQPEDAERALDTMNFEDMNGKAMRIMWCQRNPSVIKSRIGNIFIKNLDKTIDSKLLYDTFSAFGSIMSCKVVCDENGSKGYGFVHFETRESAQKAIDSLNGKILNDQKV